The following DNA comes from Nicotiana sylvestris chromosome 10, ASM39365v2, whole genome shotgun sequence.
gattcttcaaacactcatcaaaggagtcacccacaacactgaaatcatccatgaacacttccaagaagtccttcaccatgtcggtaaatatagacatcatacaccgctggaatgtagccggtgcattacacaaaccaaatggcaccCTAGAAAATGCAAAGGTGTCATACGGACACgtgaaggtggtcttctcctggtcttccggagcaatcaaaatctggttgtaacctaagtacccatccaagaaacagtaaaaggcacgcccagcaagtctatttagtatttggtcaataaagggcaatggaaaatgatccttgagggtcactttattcagcttgtggtagtccatgcacaccctccatccggtgacagtcttggtgggaatcaactcattttgctcattAGTAACCAcaatcataccacccttctttggcacacattgcaccggcgaggtccaagaactatccgagatggggtacacaacccctgcatccaACTACTTAAtcacctcctttttgacaacctcttgcatagcctcgttcaacctcctttgatgttccatggagggcttggcatcatcttcaagtataatcttgtgcatgcaaaagacggggcttattccccgaatataaGCTAGAGTCTATCCAATTACCTTCTTCCTTCTTTGGAGCACCTCCAGTGTTACATCTACATGCACGTTAGTAAGACAAGACGAAAGAATAACAtgtaaagttgaactagggcccaagaattcatacctgaggtatgaAGGCAAAGACTTCAACTTCAATACGagaggctcctcaattgaggGCTTCGTTGGTAGAGTCTTTCTGTTCTCAAGATCTAAAGAGAGCTTACgtggctcataagaataagagcccattccgtgcaaagcattgacacactccacccgaCTTTATCCTCATTCACATCAAGGTTAAACAATACCACTTCtaaaggatcctccacattgatcacgTCAcaagtatcatcaactatcaccttcgtgacaagatccacaaaagagcacacttcagtactattcggctgcctcattgatttgcacacatgaaagaccgctttttcatcacccacccggaaggtgagatCCCTTACGTCCACATAAACCAATGTCTTCCCAGttgctaggaaaggtcttcccaatattatCGGCACCTCATAGTCGACCTCGCAGTCCAGAATCACAAAGTCAGCAGGTAAAATAaacttgtccacccggacaagaacatcatcaataatactaagcggcctcttcattgttctatctgccatttgcaatctcattgaagtagccctcagttgaccaatacccaaagttttaaaCATGGAGTAagacatcaaattgatacttgctcccaaatcacataatgcctttgcaaaatccgcactcccaatggtacataGAATGGTGAAAGCGTCGGGATATTCAAGCTTTGGAGCTatcgagtgcacaattgcacttacttgatgagtcattttgatggtctcacaatccatggatctctttttagtcaccaagtctttcatgaacttggtGTAACCAGGCATTTGCTCAAAAGCttccaccaaaggaacattgatCAGCAAgcttttcatcatctcaataaacttcttaaattaGTTTTCATTCTTTTGATTCGCAAGTgtttgagggtaaggtggaggaggccttggcaagggAGCCTTAGCCATGGGAACTATCGTTTCtggtatgtctattacgtgttccctagacgagttcacatcattttgagtatCCACCTCATTATtatgaatatcaattctcacttccgCATTCAAATTCTCTTCACTCACTTGATCATCAACTATAGGAACATCATCATCTTGCACTTCAACCTCATTACTCACaacttccttttgcttggaggtattcACATCAACATCTCGACCACTTCTTGTGATCACCGCCATTGCATGCCCGGTATTGTTTCCACCCTtagggtttactaccgtatcactaggtagagcccccttagggcgagtattcaaagattgcaaaatctggccaagttgaacctccaagttttggattgaagtattatgggatgccaactgggcatcaaagtcggcattctttttcatcatttgttcaaacagcATCTCGATCCTTCTCATTGTTTGAtgagctaggaccttgggacgGAATGGAGgcgggttgttgatacatcggaggtCTTTGAAAGTCTTGCCCCTGATTCCCTTGATTGCcattattccaacccccttggttgttgttgcttccccagttgttgttgttgccactccagttGCCCTGGTTGTTCTGATTTCCCTAATTCTGATTGTTGTTCTCCTAGTTGCTATTTCTTTGTTGgttttgattgccccaatttccttgggatctccactATTGTTGTTGGTTAGGAGCATTGATCCTTTgtccttgataattgttcacgtactgcatttcttcactttgttcatcatacccatcatcttggtTGAAACCACCACTACCCTGCTCATATTGATCTGGACTACCTTGACTATTGACCTCTTTGTCTCCTCTTGTTGACCAATATGTTGACACATTCCGTAACATTTACTTGTCTCGGcgcttgaacttgttgcaattgagtTTTTTccaactggttcattgttgtaGTTAACTCTGTTATTGCCTGGCCATGGTCGTGGAGTTCTTTGTGCAGGTGAATGACAGTTGGATCACCCTGTGACACATTAGCTCGACTTTTCCATGCTGAGGAAGGATCTGCCATCTTATCCAATATCTCACACGCCTTAGCATAaggtgtgttcataaaatttcccctGCTAGCTGGTTCACTACACACTGATTGGTCGTGTTAATGCCACAGAAGAATGTCTGTTGGATCATTGCTTCGGTCATGTTATTGTTCGGATATTCCTTCACCATTGTCCGATATCTTTCCCAGATCTCATGAAATGGTTCATTAGGTTCCTGTTTgaaggccaaaatctcatctcTAAAAGTCGCCATATGCCCTGGCGAGAAAACTTAGCTATAAAATTATCTGCCAACCCATCCCACGTAGTGatagaatggttgggaagtctttcaagccagtccaaagccttccctctaagtgaaaaagggaacaatctcaatcTCAATGCTACATCCGACACATTGGTCTGTTTTCTTCCCCAGCAGGTATCCACAAAGCCTTTAAGATATTTATATGTATTATTATGAGGAGCGCCTGTGAAGTACCCTCGCCGCTCCAATAAAGTCAATATCACATTTGTAATTTTGAAATCGCCCTCCCGAATCCAGGGTtggacaattgcacttgcgtatccttcatttggaagcacccgaggagaGACTCTTGGAGGAGGTGTGGGAGGGTCTGAAATATTTTCACTAGCGTGGCGGCCTCTTCTTTGACCTTGAGGtactagaggcacctcatcttcaccattatcatctacctcctctcCCGGGAGAacatttccaagaggatcattattcgcattttgtacctgaattgaagacacacacaagttagtaacacagaaggaaagaaaaataagacACAAAACTAGTTAGATAGATAACCAAAATCGtttagctccccggcaatggcgccaaaaagtgatcgggtcTAACCCTATACCATAATAGAGTGGCAAAAGTGGTCGATGCAGCCTTTCAcgaatccacagagagctaagatatgtttggaattgggttcctatctaatctagcaatgtgcgatgttcttaattgcacttccaatcattctttatttgtttactattctactttaatactaatgatgcaggaaaataagctaagtatgatatttttgtaaggttttcttaattggtctaaaggcactagggaagtgacttataCCTAGGTGGATTTCTAACGGGATCTAAAACATAGGGCAAATTTGTTATAATTGGGATcatgattgtcacgacccaaactgaagggccatgactagcacccgaccacacttgccgagcaccaacgtacatttcatctaaccttcattattatcttttaaggctaaagagatcaatataaatggtagacctagatcatggacaaccaacaataaaatatgacggcatgaacatacatagcaggggatgaccagacaatcaagaaactacatataaggtatgagctaccacgctactatgaaagactatacaacaaaaactagcctacaaggcataccaaactatacatgagccgacacctgtctatgagcctctaaaagaacataagtgttgcaacatagccggaacagggccccgacatacccataatgtctataacaaaaattgcataccaagaccaaggcaagtccggagaagggatctcgccaatcaccgctgaactggacagtctactgtggtgggggagctgcacctgcctgtctatcaggacctgcagcacgacatgcagcgtccacaaataaaaggacgtcagtacgaataaagtactgagtatgtaaggcaaggaaccataaatacgatcagtaatgtaagcaaggatagagaatatacaacctgtaacatcttagtacctctgagggctacttacatgaaatgcatgatacatatgtataaatacataaacctttaaagcattcgcctctgtgggcatcatcatcatcatatcgtacccggccataataggctcggtagaatcgtacccggccacgtggagctcggtaaaacccaactgatcagtggttgcacaataggtgccgtacccggccaactatagtgtggctcggtagagtaaaatagatacatatatataatgcatgctcgactcatggaatcacattctaaacctttcggagtgacgtaaggtcggtatcctctgtacacgttattaggactaagtcttcactatgaaccttataagattcaggaagtatgaacaacattgataacataagaataagagaagcaacattaacatcaatcgttccataagagggaaaacaatgtaagtactgctagcttctaagagtagagtatctttggaagctcgttcattacattatgtacaatcggagtcgtgcaaaagaaggaaagggatagcctcacataccttgtatatactgccccaatctcaagctatgcaattgtcaaaactccttagtctacaataagagaaacgatactatcgttatcatttaagcgtcataactattatgtatcgaccacaacctattttacgatgaaacggacagcacctcccctatatatatgacctcacaccattcaaaatagtcaccaaacagcccaaacaacatcaataataaacatattgagcctcccaatatagtccacacacagcctaatcactccatacatacgacgaccaccgtagtcgtgtcaaacaacctggaaatgttatgaataactatcagcccataaccctacatatatatggtgtttctccacacccttcctcatccaaaactccacaagatagtagtaaaatacgcagcccaacaacaacgcaaaacagtccacaaaacaataacattactaccaaacctttcgatatatatctcacaagttctagcttcaatggcttagccgcaacttggataatcttaaatacatatagagtaagaggttccttacctttatacagaaagaacaactccaatttgaccttaaatttccatgaaatatccctccaatgctgccacaacaacaaaagagcgaaactagcgatcaattagtgtttttcggcactagaatcactttagaaggcttgaaatcacctaggattgatattaagaacatgagggagtatttacagaacataaaccctttaaaacaacctcccacacgagctggaacgacacaaaaatgagcaacaacaagaagaacaagagacttactagcgccacggaattcccgacacttgatttgtgttgtttgcccttttttgggtcttgaatcttgagagaaccttgagaggatgttcctagggttctaaggtctgaaaatagtgagaataaatgacttaaaacgggttggaggcatcctatataggtccaaatatcttaaaccgccttagtgggccccatagagaggtgcttggcgcagtctcgcgaaaacacgaatatctctctactccgagatcgtatcgatgaacggtttaatgagttggaaactagactcctagATATTTAATGTGGTTGGTAGATCActccgtaattccttgtaaattatgagaaaagattagaaacatttgacccaatgtttaagtaaaattatgaacctaagttgcgacaacttttgtcgacttttgtttcataactcgtttgacttcaagacttatgatacggatattatatgattaaaataccttaataaatgacctcttgagtgtattaagcactgctagattacctgaaaatacgagttacaacatccttgattcgtttaacttctaatattggttaatcacccttatacactcttgtatcacttaagaccaataggattgacttcttatcatctcaaagataattccttcttggatttatgttaactaatatatggcatgaactaacacatgtggatatgggttgtaacaccctccccccttaggaacattcgtcctcgaatgtaagggtttatggggagtttaaatcaccgtggattccaatggaaatttccgatcaattttcccctataaaatggtcactagcaaaacttgcatgtaattaagcccaacatatggcttcacaaggctacacaaagcattatgcgtatttacattatctacatatcaccattttgtattaaggaggagtattctcaaattattgcttacctcataaagccgtttcttcttccaatgtatcctgtcttccaccagcatccttgttatcttcattctggaataagtaagggtatttagacttcatctcctcttctacttcccatgtcatttcttccatatttttgttcctccacaatactttgacggaagctacatcttttgttctcagcttgcggacttgccgatctaatatcgccactggcacttcttcatatgataggtcctctgtaacttgtacatctttgatagggacgactcgagaagggtctccaatacattttctcaacatagatacatggaataccgggtggacaaattccaattcggatggcaattctaactcataagcaacctgtccaatccgtcgaagaattttatacggcccgatataccttggactcagcttacctttcttcccaaaacgcataatacccttcattggtgagatcctcaggaaaacccaatcaccaacctcaaactctagatcacgacgtcggacatcagaataagatttttgcctgctttgtgccgtcctcaatcgctcctgtatcactttcaccttctcaatagcttggtgaatcaaatctggcccatataattctgtttcaccgacttcgaaccatccaactggtgatctacatctcctcccgtatagtgcctcgtatggggccattttaatactggaatggtagctattgttataggcgaattctatgagtggaagatgatcatcccaattccccttaaaatctagaacacatgctcgtagcatatcttccagtgtctgaatggtacgttcagcctgtccgtcagtctgcggatgaaatgcagtgctgagatttacctgtgtgcctaaacccttctggaaagacctccaaaagttagccgtaaattgagctcctcggtctgatataatagatatgggcacaccatgaagcctaacaatctccttgatatacaactttgcataatcttcagccgtgtaagttgtcttcactggcagaaaatgggcacattttgtaagtcgatcaattatcacccagatggagtcaaacttatgataagagcgaggtaatccaataatgaagtccatattaatcacctcccacttccaggtcggaatctctatattttgaagcaatccaccgggtttctgatgttctatctttacttgttgacaattgggacactgggctacaaattcagcaatagacttcttcatatt
Coding sequences within:
- the LOC138879499 gene encoding uncharacterized protein produces the protein MMKSLLINVPLVEAFEQMPGYTKFMKDLVTKKRSMDCETIKMTHQVSAIVHSIAPKLEYPDAFTILCTIGSADFAKALCDLGASINLMSYSMFKTLGIGQLRATSMRLQMADRTMKRPLSIIDDVLVRVDKFILPADFVILDCEVDYEVPIILGRPFLATGKTLVYVDVRDLTFRVGDEKAVFHVCKSMRQPNSTEVCSFVDLVTKVIVDDTCDVINVEDPLEVVLFNLDVNEDKVGWSVSMLCTEWALILMSHVSSL